One Prosthecomicrobium sp. N25 genomic region harbors:
- a CDS encoding protein phosphatase CheZ has protein sequence MASDAESSSLPAEDYQAIEDAVMETARGRWFLAEFARRNRVAETAAITATLERLERLIKRERQVPDIDRIRLDLADMAEAISRTKQEIAQMKFETDEGGRFAMASNELDAIVSQTEQATNDILLNAEQVQELAWTLREEGVDGALCDRLDQSATDIYTACSFQDLTGQRTRKVVTVLRYVESRINSMIGIWGMDALTDIDIVPDAQAQADQRPDAHLLNGPALVGQGIDQSAVDDLMGDGGTDAAPAAAPPGPDAADGYSGLVIEDDVGIVVPVETEPAGARADVFAPAAADVFAARPVEDTPDVFAAAGEPGPAADVFADADVFAPAAPLAPKRSRTARSRPATVGNTALAVAPDAEAVAAVAEEPALAVVANEDPIAVLSAEDRLLTFG, from the coding sequence ATGGCCAGCGACGCGGAGTCCTCATCCCTCCCCGCCGAGGATTACCAGGCGATCGAGGATGCCGTCATGGAGACGGCGAGGGGTCGTTGGTTCCTCGCGGAATTCGCCCGCCGGAACCGAGTCGCCGAAACCGCCGCCATCACCGCCACGCTGGAACGTCTCGAGCGGCTGATCAAGCGGGAACGACAGGTTCCCGACATCGACCGCATCCGCCTCGACCTCGCCGACATGGCCGAGGCGATCTCCCGCACCAAGCAGGAGATCGCGCAGATGAAGTTCGAGACCGACGAGGGCGGCCGTTTCGCCATGGCCTCGAACGAGCTCGACGCCATCGTCAGCCAGACCGAGCAGGCCACCAACGACATCCTGCTGAACGCCGAGCAGGTGCAGGAACTCGCATGGACCTTGCGCGAGGAAGGCGTGGACGGGGCTCTCTGCGACCGCCTCGACCAGTCCGCGACCGACATCTACACGGCCTGCTCCTTCCAGGACCTCACCGGCCAGCGAACCCGCAAGGTCGTCACGGTGCTGCGCTACGTCGAGAGCCGGATCAACTCGATGATCGGCATCTGGGGCATGGACGCCCTGACCGACATCGACATCGTTCCCGACGCGCAGGCCCAGGCCGACCAGCGGCCCGACGCGCACCTCCTGAACGGCCCTGCGCTCGTCGGCCAGGGCATCGACCAGTCCGCGGTCGACGACCTGATGGGGGACGGAGGCACGGACGCCGCGCCTGCGGCCGCCCCGCCCGGTCCGGACGCTGCGGACGGCTATTCGGGTCTCGTGATCGAGGACGACGTCGGGATCGTCGTGCCGGTGGAGACCGAGCCGGCCGGCGCCCGCGCGGACGTCTTCGCGCCCGCCGCGGCCGATGTCTTCGCCGCCCGCCCGGTCGAGGACACGCCCGACGTTTTCGCCGCCGCCGGGGAACCCGGGCCGGCCGCCGACGTCTTCGCGGACGCCGACGTCTTCGCACCGGCCGCGCCCCTCGCCCCGAAACGCAGCCGCACCGCTCGCTCGCGCCCGGCCACGGTCGGCAACACCGCCCTCGCGGTCGCGCCGGACGCCGAGGCCGTGGCGGCGGTCGCCGAGGAACCGGCGCTCGCCGTCGTGGCGAACGAGGACCCGATCGCGGTCCTCTCGGCCGAGGACCGCCTCCTCACCTTCGGCTGA
- a CDS encoding MFS transporter, with translation MASLFSPARRLAAAYAATFVTFGIHGPFFPIFLAGRGLTEAEIAIILAVPMLMRVGTAPLLGFISDLATERRTVVAAYAFGAAIAFSAFGTATTFAAMVGLMILTALPWNGVTPGLDTISLSMVRRGLVDYGAVRVWGSLGYVAANVAGGILFARTGAEAVFLVLAGAFWLQATMILAAPAAGPRLAVPAEAGKGPSGFADLLRSGPLMAVLVGIALVQSSHALQNGFASLYWRSIGFGEAFIGTLWALGVSLEVFLFFLGTRLTARLGPHGLLILGGCGALARWALYPVIEGRWAWAAVQVLHAFSFSATHLGTMVYIARAAPDRLTGSAQGIAVTLTGLVMAIAMLSSGPLYGWLGVQGFWVMAGLAAAGTAILVWQALRAQPQRSGVGGRSVEPS, from the coding sequence ATGGCCTCTCTGTTTTCCCCGGCGCGGCGGCTCGCGGCGGCCTATGCCGCCACCTTCGTCACGTTCGGTATCCACGGGCCCTTCTTTCCGATTTTTCTCGCCGGGCGCGGGCTGACGGAAGCTGAAATCGCGATCATCCTGGCCGTCCCGATGCTGATGCGCGTCGGAACCGCTCCGTTGCTGGGCTTCATCTCGGATCTGGCGACTGAACGCCGGACTGTGGTGGCCGCCTATGCTTTCGGGGCCGCGATCGCGTTCTCGGCCTTCGGCACCGCGACGACCTTCGCGGCGATGGTCGGCCTCATGATCCTGACGGCCCTGCCTTGGAACGGGGTCACGCCGGGGCTCGACACGATCTCGCTCTCCATGGTCCGGCGCGGCCTGGTCGATTACGGCGCGGTGCGGGTCTGGGGCTCGCTCGGCTACGTGGCCGCCAACGTGGCAGGCGGAATCCTGTTCGCGCGGACCGGGGCGGAGGCCGTCTTCCTGGTGCTGGCCGGGGCCTTCTGGCTGCAGGCGACGATGATCCTGGCGGCGCCGGCGGCCGGGCCGCGGCTGGCCGTGCCGGCGGAGGCCGGCAAGGGACCGTCCGGCTTCGCCGATCTCCTCCGGTCCGGCCCGTTGATGGCGGTGCTGGTCGGGATCGCGCTGGTGCAGTCCTCCCACGCCCTGCAGAACGGCTTCGCCTCGCTCTACTGGCGTTCGATCGGGTTCGGCGAGGCCTTCATCGGCACGCTCTGGGCGCTCGGCGTGTCGCTGGAGGTGTTCCTGTTCTTCCTCGGCACGCGGCTGACGGCGCGGCTCGGGCCGCACGGCCTCCTCATCCTCGGGGGCTGCGGGGCGCTCGCGCGCTGGGCGCTCTACCCGGTCATCGAGGGCCGCTGGGCCTGGGCGGCCGTGCAGGTCCTGCACGCCTTCTCGTTCTCGGCGACCCATCTCGGCACGATGGTCTACATCGCCCGGGCGGCGCCGGACCGGCTGACCGGCAGCGCGCAGGGCATCGCGGTCACGCTCACGGGCCTCGTCATGGCGATCGCCATGCTGTCGTCCGGCCCGCTCTACGGCTGGCTCGGCGTCCAGGGCTTCTGGGTGATGGCCGGCCTGGCGGCGGCGGGGACGGCGATCCTCGTCTGGCAGGCGCTGCGGGCTCAGCCCCAGAGATCGGGCGTCGGGGGCAGGAGCGTCGAGCCCTCGTAG
- the thiM gene encoding hydroxyethylthiazole kinase, producing MTSSAQDHPVDADRVAATLEAVRARRPRVQVITNPVAQTYTANMLLAVGAAPSMTSAPEEIAAFIAVSGSLLVNLGILDRARREASLTAVEVAREMGVPWVLDPVKVDISPPRLAFATHLLGMEPDFVRANHAEFVGFGSDAPGEAQARAFAVEHLTTLALSGPVDIVTDGRRLARVGNGHPMMDRVTAMGCAGTAVAAAFRAVEPDALVAATAALVVMGIAGEVAAETARGPGSFAIAILDALYGLDADTIRERARLS from the coding sequence ATGACCTCTTCGGCCCAGGACCACCCCGTCGACGCCGACCGGGTCGCCGCCACGCTGGAGGCCGTGCGCGCGCGCCGGCCGCGCGTGCAGGTGATCACCAATCCGGTTGCCCAGACCTACACGGCCAACATGCTCCTGGCAGTCGGCGCGGCGCCGTCGATGACCTCGGCGCCTGAGGAGATCGCGGCCTTCATCGCCGTCTCGGGAAGCCTCCTCGTCAATCTCGGCATCCTCGACCGCGCCCGGCGGGAGGCGAGCCTCACGGCCGTGGAGGTCGCCCGCGAGATGGGCGTCCCGTGGGTGCTCGACCCCGTCAAGGTCGACATCTCGCCGCCGCGCCTGGCCTTCGCGACCCATCTCCTCGGCATGGAGCCGGACTTCGTGCGGGCGAACCATGCGGAGTTCGTGGGGTTCGGGTCCGACGCGCCGGGCGAGGCGCAGGCCCGCGCCTTCGCGGTCGAACACCTGACGACGCTCGCCCTCTCGGGTCCGGTGGACATCGTGACGGACGGCCGGCGGCTCGCGCGGGTCGGCAACGGGCATCCGATGATGGACCGGGTCACCGCCATGGGCTGCGCGGGCACCGCGGTCGCCGCGGCCTTCCGCGCCGTCGAGCCCGACGCGCTCGTGGCGGCCACGGCCGCGCTGGTCGTCATGGGCATCGCCGGCGAGGTCGCGGCGGAGACGGCGCGCGGCCCGGGCTCCTTCGCAATCGCGATCCTCGACGCCCTCTACGGGCTCGACGCGGACACCATCCGGGAAAGGGCGAGACTGTCATGA
- the thiE gene encoding thiamine phosphate synthase, whose translation MRHLFDLRLYLVTDPVLAGPRGVVDTVKAAIEGGVTMVQLRDPVSPTRVLVEQARFLKQILAPRGIPLILNDRVDVALAADADGVHVGQNDMAPADVRRLLGPDRIVGLSVGSPVEFAASAGSLGSVDYLGTGPVRSTATKADAGAAIGPEGLAAVVRMTDLPVVAIGGIGLGEVAGVFGAGARGIAVVSAIMAATDPGAAARDLRMEVEKGRGGQP comes from the coding sequence GTGAGACATCTGTTCGACCTCCGCCTCTACCTGGTGACCGATCCGGTGCTGGCCGGGCCGCGCGGCGTGGTCGACACCGTGAAGGCCGCGATCGAGGGCGGGGTCACGATGGTGCAGTTGCGCGACCCGGTGTCTCCGACCCGGGTCCTGGTCGAGCAGGCCCGTTTTCTCAAGCAGATCCTGGCGCCTCGCGGCATCCCGCTCATCCTCAACGACCGGGTGGACGTGGCGCTGGCGGCGGACGCTGACGGGGTGCATGTCGGGCAGAACGACATGGCGCCGGCCGACGTGCGCCGGCTCCTCGGGCCGGACAGGATCGTCGGCCTGTCGGTCGGCTCGCCCGTGGAGTTCGCGGCGTCGGCGGGCAGCCTGGGCTCGGTCGACTATCTCGGCACGGGGCCCGTCCGGTCGACCGCCACGAAGGCGGACGCCGGCGCGGCGATCGGGCCGGAGGGCCTCGCAGCGGTCGTCCGGATGACGGACCTGCCGGTGGTGGCGATCGGGGGCATCGGGCTCGGAGAGGTCGCCGGCGTCTTCGGGGCCGGGGCCAGGGGCATCGCGGTCGTCTCCGCCATCATGGCGGCAACCGATCCCGGGGCGGCGGCGCGGGATCTCCGGATGGAGGTCGAGAAGGGGCGGGGAGGTCAGCCGTGA
- the dgcA gene encoding N-acetyl-D-Glu racemase DgcA — MTAPLDVSVAVERFPIAGTFTISRGSRTEAVVVTVTISDGRVAGRGECVPYARYGETVEGVVEAIERMAPDVATGRVDLANLAGAMPAGAARNALDCALWDWRAKASGIPAAETAGVAPLKPLVTAYTLSLGTPDSMAEAAAAAAHRPLLKVKLGGEGDAARIRAVRAAAPASTLVVDANEAWSPEIFAGNMAACVEAGVALIEQPLPAGADAALAGMPRPIPICADESLHGPADLASLRDRYDAVNIKLDKAGGLTTALEIAAGARALGFQVMLGCMVGTSLAMAPAVLVAQWADFVDLDGPLLLARDRNPGLVYEGSTLLPPTPDLWG, encoded by the coding sequence ATGACCGCGCCCCTGGACGTCTCCGTCGCCGTCGAGCGCTTCCCGATCGCCGGCACCTTCACGATCTCCCGCGGCAGCCGCACCGAGGCGGTGGTCGTGACCGTGACGATCTCCGACGGCCGCGTCGCCGGCCGCGGCGAATGCGTGCCCTACGCCCGCTACGGCGAGACCGTCGAGGGCGTCGTCGAGGCGATCGAGCGCATGGCCCCGGACGTCGCCACGGGCCGGGTCGACCTCGCCAACCTCGCCGGCGCGATGCCGGCCGGGGCGGCCCGCAACGCGCTCGACTGCGCCCTCTGGGACTGGCGCGCCAAGGCGTCCGGCATCCCGGCCGCCGAGACGGCCGGGGTCGCCCCGCTGAAGCCACTGGTCACCGCCTATACCCTGAGCCTCGGCACACCGGATTCCATGGCCGAGGCCGCCGCCGCCGCCGCGCACCGGCCGCTCCTCAAGGTGAAGCTCGGCGGCGAGGGCGACGCCGCCCGCATCCGCGCCGTGCGCGCCGCCGCGCCCGCGTCGACCCTGGTGGTCGATGCCAACGAGGCCTGGTCGCCCGAGATCTTCGCCGGCAACATGGCGGCCTGCGTCGAGGCTGGCGTGGCCTTGATCGAACAGCCGCTCCCGGCCGGCGCGGACGCGGCGCTCGCCGGCATGCCGCGTCCGATCCCGATCTGCGCCGACGAGAGCCTGCACGGCCCGGCCGACCTGGCGAGCCTCCGGGACCGCTACGACGCGGTCAACATCAAGCTCGACAAGGCCGGCGGCCTGACGACCGCGCTCGAGATCGCCGCCGGTGCGCGCGCGCTCGGCTTCCAGGTCATGCTCGGCTGCATGGTCGGCACCTCGCTCGCCATGGCGCCCGCCGTCCTCGTCGCCCAGTGGGCCGACTTCGTCGATCTAGATGGACCCCTTCTCCTGGCCCGCGACCGGAACCCCGGCCTCGTCTACGAGGGCTCGACGCTCCTGCCCCCGACGCCCGATCTCTGGGGCTGA
- a CDS encoding Lrp/AsnC ligand binding domain-containing protein, translating to MKPFFVLIKCNLGRAYEVATALADAEIASEIYSIAGDHDLIAKFYIEDETDIGRFVNEKVHHIPGIQDTKTLITFKAF from the coding sequence ATGAAGCCCTTCTTCGTCCTCATCAAATGCAATCTCGGCCGTGCCTACGAGGTCGCGACCGCGCTCGCCGACGCGGAAATCGCCTCCGAGATCTACTCGATCGCCGGCGACCACGACCTCATCGCCAAGTTCTACATCGAGGACGAGACCGACATCGGCCGCTTCGTCAACGAGAAGGTCCATCATATCCCGGGCATCCAGGACACCAAGACGCTGATCACCTTCAAGGCGTTCTGA
- a CDS encoding TRAP transporter substrate-binding protein: MTDAKLARRSLLGAAGLLAAAPLAAPALAKGLAEWKMVTSWPKNLPGPGVSAERLAASIGKLSDGRLTVKVYAAGELVPALEAFDAVAGGTAEMAHTAAIYWQGKMPAAPFYTTAPFGLTPLEHMIWVEQGGGQALWEKLYRPFGVQPYMGGNTGFSMAGWYRREIASLDDVKGLKIRIVGLGGEVFRRLGATPVSLPTGEVLPALQAGVVDAAEVLAPWSDAAFGYHKVTKLYYGPGFNKPNGTGEAIVSLKALEALPADLREIVAAACRLEHATALTLAEWNNAQSLEVLKGTHGVQVKAMPADVLAAASRIADDLMSEIAAKDALSKEVVDSYRAARARTGGWLRITQGVFLAARDG, encoded by the coding sequence ATGACGGACGCCAAGCTCGCCCGCCGTTCCCTGCTCGGGGCCGCCGGCCTTCTCGCCGCCGCGCCGCTCGCCGCGCCCGCGCTCGCCAAGGGGCTGGCGGAGTGGAAGATGGTCACGTCCTGGCCGAAAAACCTCCCCGGGCCGGGGGTCTCGGCGGAGCGGCTCGCCGCCTCGATCGGCAAGCTCTCGGACGGGCGGCTGACCGTGAAGGTCTATGCGGCCGGGGAACTCGTGCCGGCGCTTGAGGCGTTCGACGCGGTCGCGGGCGGGACAGCCGAGATGGCGCACACGGCGGCGATCTACTGGCAGGGCAAGATGCCGGCGGCGCCCTTCTACACGACCGCGCCCTTCGGGCTGACGCCGCTCGAGCACATGATCTGGGTCGAGCAGGGCGGCGGCCAGGCGCTCTGGGAGAAGCTGTACCGGCCCTTCGGCGTGCAGCCCTACATGGGCGGCAACACCGGCTTCTCGATGGCGGGCTGGTACAGGCGCGAGATCGCGTCGCTCGACGACGTGAAGGGGCTGAAGATCCGCATCGTCGGGCTCGGCGGGGAGGTGTTCCGAAGGCTCGGCGCGACGCCCGTGTCACTGCCGACCGGCGAGGTCCTGCCGGCGCTGCAGGCCGGCGTGGTCGACGCCGCCGAGGTCCTGGCGCCCTGGTCGGACGCGGCCTTCGGCTACCACAAGGTGACCAAGCTCTACTACGGTCCGGGCTTCAACAAGCCGAACGGCACGGGCGAGGCGATCGTCTCGCTGAAGGCGCTCGAGGCGCTGCCCGCCGACCTGCGCGAGATCGTCGCCGCGGCCTGCCGGCTCGAGCACGCCACGGCGCTGACCCTCGCGGAGTGGAACAACGCCCAGAGCCTGGAGGTGCTGAAGGGCACCCACGGCGTCCAGGTCAAGGCCATGCCGGCCGACGTGCTCGCGGCGGCGTCCCGCATCGCCGACGACCTGATGAGCGAGATCGCCGCGAAGGACGCCCTGTCGAAGGAGGTCGTCGACAGCTACCGGGCCGCGCGGGCGCGGACCGGCGGCTGGCTGCGGATCACCCAGGGCGTGTTCCTCGCCGCGCGGGATGGGTAG
- a CDS encoding threonine ammonia-lyase produces MTAVPTLPTPEDVRDAAERIRGEAVRTPLLTSPALDRLTGGRVFLKPECLQRTGSFKFRGAYNAVSRIPEAARAAGVVACSSGNHAQGVAAAAELLGLPATIVMPSDAPALKKERTQGYGATVVEYDRATEDRDALTERLAAEKGATLVHPFENFHVIAGQGTVGLEIVEDMARLGLKPDVVLVCCGGGGLTAGVALAVKAAAPDAQIYPVEPAGFDDQARSFAAGERVGNARTSGSICDALLTPMPGVMSFAINRERVTRGLVVTDAEALQAVAFAARELKLVVEPGGAVALAAALTGKVDLTGKTVAIVLSGGNIDGTTLARAVG; encoded by the coding sequence ATGACCGCCGTGCCGACCCTGCCGACCCCCGAGGACGTGCGCGACGCCGCCGAACGCATTCGCGGCGAGGCCGTGCGCACGCCGCTCCTGACGTCGCCGGCCCTCGACCGCCTGACCGGCGGGCGGGTGTTCCTGAAGCCGGAATGCCTGCAGAGGACGGGCTCGTTCAAGTTCCGCGGCGCCTACAACGCGGTCTCGCGCATCCCGGAGGCGGCGCGGGCGGCCGGGGTGGTCGCCTGCTCGTCCGGCAACCACGCGCAGGGCGTCGCGGCCGCGGCCGAACTCCTGGGCCTGCCGGCCACCATCGTGATGCCGTCCGACGCCCCGGCGCTCAAGAAGGAGCGGACCCAGGGCTACGGCGCGACCGTCGTCGAGTACGACCGGGCGACCGAGGACCGGGACGCACTGACCGAAAGGCTCGCGGCCGAGAAGGGGGCGACGCTCGTCCACCCCTTCGAGAATTTCCACGTCATCGCCGGGCAGGGGACGGTCGGGCTCGAGATCGTCGAGGACATGGCGCGACTCGGGCTGAAGCCGGACGTGGTGCTGGTGTGCTGCGGCGGCGGCGGGCTGACGGCCGGCGTCGCGCTCGCCGTCAAGGCGGCCGCCCCGGACGCGCAGATCTACCCGGTCGAGCCGGCCGGCTTCGACGACCAGGCCCGGTCCTTCGCGGCGGGCGAGCGGGTCGGCAACGCCCGGACCTCGGGATCGATCTGCGACGCTCTGCTGACGCCCATGCCGGGGGTGATGTCCTTCGCGATCAACCGGGAGCGGGTGACGCGCGGACTGGTGGTGACCGACGCGGAAGCGCTCCAGGCGGTCGCCTTCGCGGCGCGGGAGCTGAAGCTCGTGGTCGAGCCCGGCGGGGCCGTGGCGCTCGCGGCGGCGCTGACCGGCAAGGTCGACCTGACGGGCAAGACGGTCGCGATCGTGCTGTCGGGCGGCAACATCGACGGCACCACGCTGGCGCGCGCGGTCGGCTGA
- the thiD gene encoding bifunctional hydroxymethylpyrimidine kinase/phosphomethylpyrimidine kinase produces the protein MTAIALTIAGSDSGGGAGIQADLKTFSALSVYGASVITALTAQNTLGVTGIHDVPPEFVREQMDAVFSDLAVNAVKIGMLSRPEVIRAVAGGLDRWKPARVVLDPVMVAASGASLLVPEAVETLRAVLIPRAGLVTPNLPEAGRILGEAAAASEAEMLDQARRILAMGPEAVLLKGGHGQGPESADLLVSATGHRWYRAPRHPTRNTHGTGCTLSSAIAAGLALGVPLESAVAEAKDYVTRAIRAADRLKIGSGHGPLHHFHALWKGPEA, from the coding sequence GTGACGGCGATCGCGCTCACCATCGCGGGCTCGGATTCGGGCGGCGGCGCCGGCATCCAGGCCGACCTCAAGACCTTCTCGGCGCTCAGCGTCTACGGGGCGAGCGTCATCACGGCCCTGACCGCGCAGAACACGCTGGGCGTGACCGGCATCCACGACGTGCCGCCGGAGTTCGTGCGCGAGCAGATGGACGCTGTCTTCTCGGACCTCGCCGTCAACGCCGTGAAGATCGGCATGCTGTCGCGCCCGGAGGTGATCCGGGCGGTCGCGGGCGGTCTCGACCGCTGGAAGCCGGCGCGCGTCGTGCTAGACCCGGTGATGGTGGCGGCCAGCGGGGCGAGCCTCCTGGTCCCCGAGGCGGTCGAGACGCTGCGGGCGGTGCTGATCCCGCGCGCGGGGCTGGTGACGCCGAACCTGCCGGAGGCGGGGCGGATCCTCGGCGAGGCCGCGGCGGCCAGCGAGGCGGAGATGCTGGACCAGGCGCGCCGCATCCTGGCCATGGGTCCCGAGGCGGTGCTGCTCAAGGGCGGGCACGGTCAGGGGCCGGAGAGCGCCGACCTGCTCGTCTCCGCCACGGGGCATCGCTGGTACCGCGCGCCGCGGCACCCGACGCGCAACACGCACGGCACCGGCTGCACGCTCTCCTCGGCGATCGCGGCGGGACTGGCGCTCGGCGTGCCGCTGGAGTCGGCGGTCGCCGAGGCGAAGGACTACGTGACCCGCGCCATCCGTGCGGCCGACCGGTTGAAGATCGGGTCGGGGCACGGGCCGCTGCACCATTTCCATGCGCTCTGGAAGGGACCGGAAGCCTGA
- a CDS encoding fumarylacetoacetate hydrolase family protein encodes MKLVRFGPKGAEKPGIVAADGSIRDLSGKAADFADAGLTIEAIERIRALDPMSLPKAPDGVRIGSCVARTGNFLAVGLNYADHAAESGLPVPKEPVLFNKAPNCLAGPDDDVVLPPGSVKSDWEVELAIVIGRTAYRIDEKDAMAHIAGFCVCNDLSEREWQIEGTGQWMKGKCAPGYGPLGPWLVTPDEVGDVQALDMFLDLNGRRVQKGSTRTMVFGAAYCVAYISKFMQLDPGDVITTGTPPGVGLGMKPPVYLKAGDTMHLGIEKLGEQRQKVVASAV; translated from the coding sequence ATGAAGCTCGTCCGTTTCGGGCCGAAGGGCGCCGAGAAGCCGGGGATCGTCGCTGCCGACGGGTCCATCCGCGACCTCTCCGGGAAGGCGGCCGACTTCGCCGATGCCGGCCTGACCATCGAGGCGATCGAGCGCATCCGCGCCCTCGACCCGATGTCCCTGCCGAAGGCGCCGGACGGCGTGCGCATCGGCTCCTGCGTGGCCCGCACCGGCAACTTCCTCGCCGTGGGCCTCAACTACGCCGACCACGCCGCCGAGAGCGGGCTGCCCGTGCCGAAGGAGCCCGTGCTCTTCAACAAGGCGCCGAACTGCCTCGCCGGCCCCGACGACGACGTCGTCCTGCCGCCCGGCTCGGTGAAGTCCGACTGGGAGGTCGAGCTCGCCATCGTGATCGGCCGGACCGCCTACCGGATCGACGAGAAGGACGCCATGGCCCACATCGCCGGCTTCTGCGTCTGCAACGACCTGTCCGAGCGAGAGTGGCAGATCGAGGGCACCGGCCAGTGGATGAAGGGCAAGTGCGCCCCCGGCTACGGCCCGCTCGGCCCCTGGCTGGTCACCCCCGACGAAGTCGGCGACGTCCAGGCTCTCGACATGTTCCTGGACCTCAACGGCCGGCGCGTCCAGAAGGGCTCGACCCGCACCATGGTGTTCGGCGCCGCCTATTGCGTGGCCTACATCTCGAAGTTCATGCAGCTCGACCCCGGCGACGTCATCACCACCGGCACCCCGCCCGGCGTCGGCCTCGGCATGAAGCCGCCGGTCTACCTGAAGGCCGGCGACACCATGCACCTCGGCATCGAGAAGCTCGGCGAGCAGAGGCAGAAGGTGGTCGCCTCCGCCGTTTGA
- the dgcN gene encoding N-acetyltransferase DgcN — MQIAHPYLIFLGDVPDALAAKTGLGIVDWRRDWCIGQHRLPGCRADAKLPDVGIREAARLGAKTMVVGAVNAGGVLPAHWVGSIVEALDAGLDVASGLHMRLGDVEEIKAAADRNGRRLFDVRHTTERFATGKGTKRTGLRLLTVGTDCSVGKKYTALALEKEMRGRGYDADFRATGQTGVFISGRGVAIDAVVADFISGAVEWLSPDAAPNHWDLIEGQGSLFHPSFAGVSLGLLHGAQPDAFVVCHEPTRTAMRGVRHPLPSIREVIDLTVACGRLTNPAIRCVGFAVNTEALDDRAARSLVDEIATAHGLPATDPIRFGTAPLVDEIARIWPA, encoded by the coding sequence ATGCAGATCGCCCATCCGTACCTGATCTTCCTCGGCGACGTGCCCGACGCCCTCGCGGCGAAGACCGGGCTCGGGATCGTCGACTGGCGGCGCGACTGGTGCATCGGCCAGCACAGGCTGCCGGGCTGCCGGGCCGACGCGAAGCTGCCCGACGTCGGCATCCGGGAGGCGGCGCGCCTGGGCGCGAAGACGATGGTGGTCGGCGCCGTCAATGCCGGCGGCGTCCTCCCGGCCCACTGGGTCGGCTCGATCGTCGAGGCGCTCGACGCCGGGCTCGACGTGGCGAGCGGGCTGCACATGCGGCTCGGCGACGTCGAGGAGATCAAGGCCGCCGCCGACCGCAACGGCCGGCGCCTCTTCGACGTGCGCCACACGACGGAGCGCTTCGCCACGGGCAAGGGCACGAAGCGCACCGGCCTGCGCCTGCTCACCGTCGGGACGGACTGCTCGGTGGGCAAGAAGTACACCGCCCTCGCCCTCGAGAAGGAGATGCGCGGACGCGGCTACGACGCGGATTTCCGCGCCACCGGCCAGACCGGCGTCTTCATCTCCGGCCGCGGCGTCGCCATCGACGCCGTGGTGGCGGACTTCATCTCCGGCGCGGTGGAATGGCTTTCGCCCGACGCCGCGCCGAACCACTGGGACCTGATCGAGGGCCAGGGTTCGCTCTTCCACCCCTCCTTCGCGGGCGTCTCCCTCGGGCTCCTGCACGGCGCCCAGCCCGACGCCTTCGTGGTCTGCCACGAGCCGACCCGCACGGCCATGCGCGGCGTCCGCCATCCCCTCCCCTCGATCCGCGAGGTGATCGACCTGACGGTCGCCTGCGGTCGCCTGACCAACCCGGCGATCCGCTGCGTCGGCTTCGCGGTCAACACCGAGGCCCTCGACGACCGGGCGGCGCGCAGCCTCGTCGACGAGATCGCCACCGCCCACGGCCTGCCGGCGACCGACCCCATCCGCTTCGGCACCGCCCCGCTCGTCGACGAGATCGCGAGGATCTGGCCCGCATGA
- the thiM gene encoding hydroxyethylthiazole kinase — translation MTPIERAWLDLEAVRARRPLVHAITNYVAMTVSANVLLSLGASPAMVHAGEEVEEFAGIADSLVVNIGTLSTPWIAAMKAAAATARASGKPWVLDPVAAGATRLRTEAATALLALKPSVVRGNAGEILSLAGSSGASRGVDSIAGSDAAIDAALDLARASGAVVAVTGEVDYVTDGVRAAAIRGGHMLMPLSTALGCALSGVVAAFAAVAPAYEGTVSALAVYAAAGRIAGERCRGAGHLPAELCDALLGLDARDLARNASIEEITT, via the coding sequence ATGACGCCGATCGAACGCGCCTGGCTGGACCTGGAGGCGGTGCGCGCACGCCGGCCGCTGGTCCACGCCATCACCAACTACGTGGCGATGACCGTCTCGGCCAACGTGCTCCTGTCGCTCGGCGCCTCGCCGGCGATGGTGCATGCGGGCGAGGAGGTGGAGGAGTTCGCCGGGATCGCGGACAGCCTCGTCGTGAACATCGGCACGCTGTCGACGCCCTGGATCGCCGCCATGAAGGCGGCGGCCGCCACGGCGCGGGCAAGCGGCAAGCCCTGGGTCCTGGACCCGGTCGCGGCCGGCGCGACGCGGCTGCGCACCGAGGCCGCGACGGCGCTCCTGGCGCTGAAGCCGTCCGTCGTGCGCGGAAACGCCGGCGAGATCCTGAGCCTCGCGGGCTCGTCCGGGGCGAGCCGGGGGGTGGATTCGATCGCCGGCTCGGACGCAGCCATCGATGCGGCCCTGGACCTGGCGCGGGCCTCCGGCGCGGTCGTGGCCGTCACGGGCGAGGTCGACTACGTGACGGACGGGGTCCGGGCGGCAGCGATCCGGGGCGGCCACATGCTGATGCCGCTCTCCACGGCGCTCGGCTGCGCGCTCTCCGGGGTGGTGGCCGCCTTCGCGGCGGTGGCGCCCGCCTACGAGGGAACGGTCTCGGCCCTGGCGGTCTACGCGGCGGCGGGCCGGATCGCCGGCGAACGCTGCCGCGGGGCGGGGCACCTGCCGGCGGAGCTCTGCGACGCGCTCCTGGGTCTCGACGCCCGCGACCTCGCCCGCAACGCTTCCATCGAGGAGATCACGACGTGA